A single window of Streptomyces sudanensis DNA harbors:
- the mqnE gene encoding aminofutalosine synthase MqnE produces MDAGLKRELEEKVRSGERLTREDGVALYESDDLAWLGGLAHEVRTRKNGDVVHFNVNRHLNMTNVCTASCAYCSFQRKPGEKDAYTMRIEEAVRLARTMESENLTELHIVNGLHPNLPWRYYPRSLSELKKALPNVSLKAFTATEIHHFEKISGLPASEILDELIDAGLESLTGGGAEIFDWEVRQHIVDHDTHWEDWSRIHRLAHSKGLKTPCTMLYGHIEEPRHRVDHVLRLRELQDETGGFQVFIPLRYQHDFVDMKDGKIRNRLQARTTMATGAEALKTFAVSRLLFDNVPHVKVFWVMHGLQTAQLALQHGADDMDGSVVEYKITHDADNYGTPNKLTREDLLELIRDAGFRPVERNTRYEIIREYPGPDASRRESPQPMRL; encoded by the coding sequence ATGGACGCGGGGCTCAAGCGCGAGCTGGAGGAGAAGGTCCGGTCCGGGGAGCGGCTGACCCGCGAGGACGGCGTCGCCCTGTACGAGTCGGACGACCTCGCCTGGCTCGGCGGCCTGGCCCACGAGGTGCGCACCCGCAAGAACGGCGACGTGGTCCACTTCAACGTCAACCGGCACCTCAACATGACCAACGTGTGCACGGCGTCGTGCGCGTACTGCTCGTTCCAGCGCAAGCCCGGCGAGAAGGACGCGTACACCATGCGCATCGAGGAGGCCGTCCGCCTCGCCAGGACGATGGAGTCGGAGAACCTGACGGAGCTCCACATCGTCAACGGCCTCCACCCCAACCTGCCGTGGCGCTACTACCCGCGGTCGCTGAGCGAGCTGAAGAAGGCCCTGCCGAACGTCTCGCTGAAGGCGTTCACCGCGACCGAGATCCACCACTTCGAGAAGATCTCCGGCCTGCCCGCCTCCGAGATCCTCGACGAGCTGATCGACGCCGGGCTGGAGTCGCTGACCGGCGGCGGCGCGGAGATCTTCGACTGGGAGGTCCGGCAGCACATCGTCGACCACGACACCCACTGGGAGGACTGGTCGCGCATCCACCGCCTCGCGCACTCCAAGGGCCTGAAGACCCCGTGCACCATGCTGTACGGGCACATCGAGGAGCCCCGCCACCGCGTCGACCACGTGCTGCGCCTGCGCGAGCTCCAGGACGAGACCGGCGGCTTCCAGGTCTTCATCCCGCTGCGGTACCAGCACGACTTCGTCGACATGAAGGACGGCAAGATCCGCAACCGCCTCCAGGCCCGCACGACGATGGCCACCGGGGCGGAGGCGCTGAAGACCTTCGCGGTCTCGCGGCTGCTGTTCGACAACGTGCCGCACGTGAAGGTCTTCTGGGTCATGCACGGCCTCCAGACCGCCCAGCTCGCCCTCCAGCACGGCGCGGACGACATGGACGGCTCGGTCGTCGAGTACAAGATCACGCACGACGCGGACAACTACGGCACGCCGAACAAGCTCACCCGGGAGGACCTGCTGGAGCTGATCCGCGACGCCGGCTTCCGCCCGGTGGAGCGCAACACCCGCTACGAAATCATCCGCGAGTACCCCGGCCCGGACGCCTCCCGCCGCGAGTCGCCCCAGCCCATGCGCCTGTGA
- a CDS encoding DUF4229 domain-containing protein codes for MRLGVFAACFVVLYALVYFGVVPRGLGDSNVLWVLLLSIVVSAPLSFVLLRRQRDAMSEQIVEKVGSAKARLEANRTREDGV; via the coding sequence ATGCGTCTCGGCGTCTTCGCCGCCTGCTTCGTCGTCCTCTACGCGCTGGTGTACTTCGGCGTCGTCCCGCGCGGCCTCGGCGACTCCAACGTGCTGTGGGTGCTGCTGCTCTCCATCGTCGTGTCGGCGCCGCTCAGCTTCGTCCTGCTGCGCCGGCAGCGCGACGCGATGTCCGAGCAGATCGTGGAGAAGGTCGGCAGCGCCAAGGCGCGGCTGGAGGCGAACCGCACGCGGGAGGACGGCGTATAA
- a CDS encoding UbiX family flavin prenyltransferase, with translation MEPVEQQRRRPWIVGVSGASGTPYAAAVLRGLLAAGEGVDLVVSRASRLTLLDETGIPFRDAHWREDLGEWLSRGADGKPRTFDVDVAGADIRHWAAGDLAAGPSSGSYPAKGMLIVPASTACVAGVALGLSKDLLQRSASVVLKERRPLVVAVREAPLNGQTLRHLVTLDEAGAVVLPASPAFYAGATHIQDLVDFVAGRVLDAAGVPHRLYRRWEGELGGSRGD, from the coding sequence GTGGAGCCGGTAGAACAGCAGCGTCGTCGTCCGTGGATCGTCGGAGTCTCCGGGGCGTCGGGGACGCCCTACGCGGCGGCCGTCCTGCGCGGCCTGCTCGCCGCGGGCGAGGGCGTCGACCTGGTGGTGTCCCGGGCGTCGCGGCTGACGCTGCTCGACGAGACGGGGATCCCCTTCCGGGACGCGCACTGGCGCGAGGACCTGGGGGAGTGGCTGTCGCGCGGCGCGGACGGCAAGCCGCGGACGTTCGACGTGGACGTGGCGGGGGCGGACATACGCCACTGGGCGGCGGGCGACCTCGCCGCGGGGCCGTCGTCGGGGTCGTACCCGGCGAAGGGCATGCTGATCGTGCCGGCGTCCACCGCCTGCGTGGCCGGGGTGGCGCTGGGCCTGTCGAAGGACCTGCTGCAGAGGTCGGCGAGCGTGGTGCTGAAGGAGCGCCGGCCGCTGGTGGTGGCCGTGCGGGAGGCCCCGCTCAACGGGCAGACGCTCAGGCACCTGGTGACGCTGGACGAGGCGGGCGCCGTGGTGCTGCCCGCCTCTCCGGCGTTCTACGCGGGGGCGACGCACATCCAGGACCTGGTGGACTTCGTCGCCGGGCGGGTGCTGGACGCGGCGGGGGTGCCGCACCGGCTGTACCGCCGCTGGGAGGGAGAGCTCGGTGGCTCCCGCGGGGACTGA
- a CDS encoding PLDc N-terminal domain-containing protein: MIRALMFILPIALTIYAFIDCLNTPEDEVRHLPKGMWVFVVLLFWVVGPVVWLVAGRTRRAPAGGPRRRGGWVAPDDNPEFLRSLREEKARDESLLQDWEADLRRREEELRRREQNDGGTGRGDEDPGRP; this comes from the coding sequence ATGATCAGGGCGCTGATGTTCATCCTGCCGATCGCACTGACGATCTACGCGTTCATCGACTGCCTGAACACCCCCGAGGACGAGGTGCGGCACCTGCCGAAGGGGATGTGGGTCTTCGTCGTCCTGCTGTTCTGGGTCGTCGGCCCCGTCGTCTGGCTCGTCGCGGGCAGGACGCGCCGCGCCCCGGCCGGCGGGCCGCGCCGCCGCGGCGGGTGGGTGGCGCCCGACGACAACCCGGAGTTCCTGAGGTCCCTGCGCGAGGAGAAGGCCCGGGACGAGTCCCTCCTCCAGGACTGGGAGGCCGACCTCCGCCGCCGCGAGGAGGAGCTGAGGCGCCGCGAGCAGAACGACGGCGGCACCGGCAGGGGCGACGAGGACCCGGGCCGGCCCTGA
- a CDS encoding dicarboxylate/amino acid:cation symporter has protein sequence MSAPAPAPASPRRLPKVPFWAQIVAGLVLGVVLGWITRSHDVQWLHTTLDQVGHIFVQLLKLAVAPLVFFAILVSITNLRKVDNAARLASRTLLWFMITSLIAVVIGIVIGLLTDPGAGTGLTPKDGEKPEKAGSWLDFLTGIIPSDVITPFTELNVLQIVFMAAVAGVAALKLGEKAQPVLTFAEAVLELLQKALWWVIRLAPIGTVGLIGYAIAEYGWHLIGKYATFTADVYIGCALVVFGVYPLLLATVAKVNPLQFFKGAWPAIQLAFVSRSSVGTMPVTVKVTERLGVPKEYTSFAVPFGATTKMDGCAAIYPALAAIFIAQIFGIQLGIKEYLLIAFVSVIGSAATAGLTGATVMLTLTLSTLGLPLEGVGLLMAIDPVLDMMRTATNVAGQALVPVIVAAREKILDLDAYNSASASPVDGHEEREVREVREVREASPATA, from the coding sequence GTGTCCGCGCCCGCCCCCGCGCCCGCGTCCCCGCGCCGGCTGCCCAAGGTGCCCTTCTGGGCCCAGATCGTCGCCGGCCTCGTCCTCGGCGTGGTCCTCGGCTGGATCACCCGCAGCCACGACGTCCAGTGGCTCCACACCACCCTCGACCAGGTGGGCCACATCTTCGTGCAGCTGCTGAAGCTGGCCGTGGCCCCGCTGGTCTTCTTCGCGATCCTGGTGTCCATCACCAACCTGAGGAAGGTCGACAACGCCGCCCGGCTGGCCTCCCGCACCCTCCTCTGGTTCATGATCACGTCGCTGATAGCGGTCGTCATCGGCATCGTCATCGGCCTGCTCACCGACCCCGGCGCGGGCACCGGCCTGACCCCCAAGGACGGCGAGAAGCCGGAGAAGGCCGGGTCCTGGCTCGACTTCCTCACCGGCATCATCCCCAGCGACGTGATCACGCCCTTCACCGAGCTGAACGTCCTCCAGATCGTCTTCATGGCCGCCGTCGCCGGCGTCGCCGCCCTCAAGCTCGGCGAGAAGGCCCAGCCGGTCCTCACGTTCGCCGAGGCCGTCCTGGAACTGCTCCAGAAGGCCCTGTGGTGGGTCATCCGCCTCGCCCCGATCGGCACCGTCGGCCTCATCGGCTACGCGATCGCCGAGTACGGCTGGCACCTGATCGGCAAGTACGCCACCTTCACCGCCGACGTCTACATCGGCTGCGCGCTCGTCGTCTTCGGCGTGTACCCGCTGCTGCTGGCGACGGTCGCCAAGGTCAACCCGCTGCAGTTCTTCAAGGGCGCCTGGCCCGCGATCCAGCTGGCCTTCGTCTCCCGCTCCTCCGTCGGCACCATGCCCGTCACGGTCAAGGTCACCGAGCGCCTCGGCGTGCCGAAGGAGTACACGTCCTTCGCCGTCCCGTTCGGCGCCACCACCAAGATGGACGGCTGCGCCGCGATCTACCCGGCCCTCGCCGCGATCTTCATCGCGCAGATCTTCGGCATCCAGCTCGGCATCAAGGAGTACCTGCTCATCGCGTTCGTGTCGGTGATCGGCTCGGCCGCCACGGCAGGCCTGACCGGCGCCACGGTCATGCTGACGCTGACCCTCTCCACCCTGGGCCTGCCGCTGGAGGGCGTCGGCCTGCTCATGGCGATCGACCCGGTCCTCGACATGATGCGCACGGCCACCAACGTCGCCGGCCAGGCGCTCGTCCCGGTGATCGTCGCCGCGCGGGAGAAGATCCTCGACCTCGACGCGTACAACTCGGCGTCGGCCTCCCCGGTCGACGGGCACGAGGAGCGCGAGGTGCGTGAAGTGCGTGAGGTGCGCGAGGCGTCGCCGGCCACGGCCTGA
- the mqnP gene encoding menaquinone biosynthesis prenyltransferase MqnP, with the protein MTTTDGVAGPVPARGPAGRVRVFLRLVMIEHSVFALPFAYIASLTAMSLHGGRVDWGTLLLVTVAMVGLRTFAMACNRIIDREIDARNPRTAGRELVTGAMSVRSAWGGALVALAVFLGAAALLNPLCLALAPVAVVPMVVYPYGKRFTDFPHAILGLAQAIGPVGAWLAVTGAWSWDAVVLGLAVGVWIGGFDLIFACQDVDADRAHGVRSVPARFGVPAALHGARGSHAVTTALLVWYGLLTGAGAWFWVGLAIVAGAFVYEHSIVRPGDLSRVNRAFFTVNGFIGIALFGCALIDLVVRGLTV; encoded by the coding sequence ATGACGACCACCGACGGCGTCGCGGGCCCGGTCCCCGCCCGGGGGCCGGCCGGCCGGGTGCGGGTCTTCCTGCGCCTGGTGATGATCGAGCACTCGGTCTTCGCGCTGCCCTTCGCCTACATCGCCTCCCTCACGGCGATGTCCCTGCACGGCGGGAGGGTCGACTGGGGGACGCTGCTCCTGGTCACCGTCGCCATGGTCGGGCTGCGCACCTTCGCCATGGCGTGCAACCGGATCATCGACCGGGAGATCGACGCCCGGAACCCGCGCACCGCCGGCCGGGAGCTGGTCACCGGCGCGATGTCCGTGCGGTCCGCGTGGGGCGGCGCGCTCGTCGCCCTCGCCGTCTTCCTGGGCGCGGCGGCGCTGCTGAACCCGCTGTGCCTGGCGCTCGCGCCCGTCGCGGTCGTCCCGATGGTCGTCTACCCGTACGGCAAGCGGTTCACGGACTTCCCGCACGCGATCCTCGGCCTGGCGCAGGCCATCGGCCCGGTCGGCGCGTGGCTCGCGGTCACCGGGGCGTGGTCGTGGGACGCCGTGGTGCTGGGCCTGGCCGTCGGGGTGTGGATCGGCGGCTTCGACCTGATCTTCGCCTGTCAGGACGTGGACGCCGACCGGGCGCACGGCGTCCGGTCCGTGCCGGCCCGCTTCGGCGTCCCGGCCGCGCTGCACGGGGCGCGCGGCTCGCACGCCGTGACGACGGCCCTGCTGGTCTGGTACGGGCTGCTGACCGGCGCGGGGGCGTGGTTCTGGGTCGGGCTGGCGATCGTCGCCGGCGCGTTCGTCTACGAGCACTCGATCGTCAGGCCGGGCGACCTGTCCCGCGTGAACCGGGCGTTCTTCACGGTCAACGGCTTCATCGGCATCGCCCTCTTCGGGTGCGCCCTGATCGACCTCGTGGTGCGCGGCCTGACCGTCTGA
- a CDS encoding GNAT family N-acetyltransferase, translating into MRIDFVLDPPVDRHLGEGVLALWADVTNAGGAVGFVPPVTPEDVRPQWLRHLTAMGQGHMRLLVGYDEDGSVAATAFIALNTHPLMAHWVWLYTVMVHPRHQGGGHGRALLAACEDAVRGMDGIEAVRLACRGGMGLERFYASCGYKEVGRVPDAIRVADGDYRDDVIMLLPLK; encoded by the coding sequence ATGAGGATCGACTTCGTACTGGACCCCCCCGTCGACCGGCACCTCGGCGAGGGCGTCCTCGCCCTGTGGGCGGACGTCACCAACGCCGGCGGCGCCGTCGGCTTCGTGCCGCCGGTCACCCCCGAGGACGTCCGCCCGCAGTGGCTCCGGCACCTGACCGCGATGGGCCAGGGCCACATGCGGCTGCTCGTCGGGTACGACGAGGACGGCTCCGTCGCCGCTACCGCGTTCATCGCCCTCAACACCCACCCCCTCATGGCCCACTGGGTGTGGCTCTACACGGTCATGGTCCACCCCCGCCACCAGGGCGGGGGCCACGGCCGCGCCCTCCTCGCCGCGTGCGAGGACGCCGTGCGCGGCATGGACGGGATCGAGGCGGTGCGGCTCGCCTGCCGCGGCGGCATGGGCCTGGAGCGGTTCTACGCCTCCTGCGGCTACAAGGAGGTCGGCCGCGTCCCGGACGCCATCCGGGTCGCCGACGGCGACTACCGGGACGACGTCATCATGCTCCTCCCCCTGAAATGA
- a CDS encoding Lrp/AsnC family transcriptional regulator, whose translation MDAVDRQLIQALRENGRASYAELGRLVGLSGPSVTDRINRLEAAGVITGYRATVNAASLGLGVTALIGISLSDAADHEDVARRLRDLPEIEDCWFIAGDDSYMLKIRAGDVDGLEKIIRRLSGTRGVSRTRTTIVLSTKWENRVGDLPGED comes from the coding sequence ATGGACGCCGTCGATAGGCAGCTCATCCAGGCTCTGCGGGAGAACGGCAGGGCCTCGTACGCCGAGCTCGGCCGCCTCGTGGGCCTCTCCGGGCCCTCCGTCACCGACCGCATCAACCGCCTGGAGGCGGCCGGCGTCATCACCGGCTACCGCGCCACCGTCAACGCCGCCTCCCTGGGCCTGGGGGTGACGGCGCTCATCGGCATCTCCCTGTCCGACGCCGCCGACCACGAGGACGTGGCGCGCCGGCTCAGGGACCTGCCGGAGATCGAGGACTGCTGGTTCATCGCGGGCGACGACTCGTACATGCTCAAGATCCGCGCCGGCGACGTGGACGGCCTGGAGAAGATCATCCGCCGGCTGTCCGGCACCAGGGGCGTCTCCCGCACCCGTACCACGATCGTGCTCTCCACCAAGTGGGAGAACCGCGTCGGGGACCTCCCGGGGGAGGACTGA
- a CDS encoding menaquinone biosynthesis decarboxylase, which yields MAYDDLRSLLRALEREGDLRRVKAEVDPHLEVGEIVDRVQKAGGPALLFENVRGSSMPLAMNVYGTDRRLLKALGLTSYDEISDKIGGLLRPELPSGFVGVREAFGKLGAMTHVPPRKVRDAPVQEVVLRGDEVDLDSLPALFTWPKDGGSFFNLGLTHTRHPETGIRNLGLYRLQRHDRRTIGMHWQIHKDSRNHYQVAARRGERLPVAIAFGTPPAVTYASTAPLPEDIDEYLFAGFLQGKRIEMVDCKTVPLQVPAHAEVVLEGWLEPGRTLPEGPFGDHTGFYTPQEEFPALTVDCVTMRRRPLLQSIVVGRPPTEDGPLGRATERFFLPLLKIIVPDIVDYHLPESGGFHNCAIVSIDKKYPKHAQKVMHAVWGAHMMSLTKLIVVVDADCDVHDLHEVSWRALGNVDYSRDLTVVEGPVDHLDHASYQKFWGGKAGIDATRKWPEEGYVRDDGWPEMVESDPAVAAKVTRRWKEYGL from the coding sequence ATGGCTTACGACGATCTCCGCTCACTGCTCCGGGCACTGGAGCGAGAAGGCGACCTCAGGCGCGTCAAGGCCGAGGTCGATCCGCACCTGGAGGTCGGGGAGATCGTCGACCGGGTCCAGAAGGCCGGCGGGCCCGCGCTGCTGTTCGAGAACGTCAGGGGCTCCTCGATGCCCCTGGCGATGAACGTCTACGGCACCGACCGCCGCCTCCTCAAGGCCCTCGGCCTGACCTCGTACGACGAGATCAGCGACAAGATCGGCGGTCTGCTCAGGCCCGAGCTGCCGAGCGGGTTCGTCGGCGTCCGGGAGGCGTTCGGGAAGCTCGGCGCCATGACCCACGTCCCGCCGCGCAAGGTCAGGGACGCCCCCGTCCAGGAGGTCGTCCTGCGGGGCGACGAGGTGGACCTCGACAGCCTGCCCGCGCTGTTCACCTGGCCGAAGGACGGCGGCTCCTTCTTCAACCTGGGCCTCACCCACACCAGGCACCCCGAGACCGGCATCCGCAACCTCGGCCTCTACCGCCTCCAGCGCCACGACCGCCGCACCATCGGCATGCACTGGCAGATCCACAAGGACAGCCGCAACCACTACCAGGTCGCCGCCCGGCGCGGCGAGCGGCTGCCCGTCGCCATCGCGTTCGGCACCCCGCCCGCCGTGACGTACGCCTCGACCGCGCCGCTGCCCGAGGACATCGACGAGTACCTGTTCGCCGGCTTCCTCCAGGGCAAGCGGATCGAGATGGTCGACTGCAAGACGGTCCCGCTCCAGGTCCCCGCGCACGCGGAGGTCGTCCTGGAGGGCTGGCTGGAGCCCGGCAGGACGCTGCCGGAGGGCCCGTTCGGCGACCACACGGGCTTCTACACGCCGCAGGAGGAGTTCCCGGCGCTCACCGTCGACTGCGTGACGATGCGCCGCCGCCCCCTGCTCCAGTCGATCGTCGTCGGCCGCCCGCCGACGGAGGACGGGCCGCTGGGCCGTGCGACGGAGCGTTTCTTCCTGCCCCTCCTCAAGATCATCGTCCCGGACATCGTCGACTACCACCTGCCGGAGTCCGGCGGCTTCCACAACTGCGCGATCGTCTCGATCGACAAGAAGTACCCGAAGCACGCCCAGAAGGTCATGCACGCCGTCTGGGGCGCGCACATGATGTCGCTGACCAAGCTGATCGTGGTCGTCGACGCCGACTGCGACGTGCACGACCTGCACGAGGTCTCCTGGCGCGCGCTGGGCAACGTCGACTACTCCCGCGACCTCACCGTCGTCGAGGGCCCCGTCGACCACCTCGACCACGCCTCGTACCAGAAGTTCTGGGGCGGCAAGGCCGGCATCGACGCCACCCGCAAGTGGCCCGAGGAGGGCTACGTCCGGGACGACGGCTGGCCGGAGATGGTCGAGTCGGACCCGGCGGTCGCCGCGAAGGTGACGCGGCGCTGGAAGGAGTACGGCCTGTGA